In the Hordeum vulgare subsp. vulgare chromosome 7H, MorexV3_pseudomolecules_assembly, whole genome shotgun sequence genome, one interval contains:
- the LOC123412262 gene encoding uncharacterized protein LOC123412262 — translation MGSGLSHNHRSSVAPQQQPSSARVIAADGSLTEFATSASSSSPVSVSDVLAAGNAGGSFFLCNSDALYFDEDVPALGGGELLRPGQIYFVLPQAMLGRPLSSADMAAMAVRASEALATRARPRGRGAGIRKVRVTPVHAESGRGDVDAQVNAKLNERTLGEYSATASGGPARTGKKSAVAAFPPAKKALKPLSTIQEDAE, via the coding sequence ATGGGATCAGGTCTCTCTCACAACCACCGGAGCAGCGTCGCGCCTCAGCAGCAGCCGTCGTCGGCCCGCGTCATCGCCGCCGACGGCTCGCTGACGGAGTTCgccacctccgcctcctcctcctcccccgtcaGCGTCTCCGACGTCCTCGCCGCAGGCAATGCGGGCGGTTCGTTCTTCCTGTGCAATTCCGACGCGCTCTACTTCGACGAGGACGTGCCGGCGCTCGGCGGCGGCGAGCTGCTCCGTCCCGGCCAGATATACTTCGTGCTCCCCCAGGCGATGCTCGGCCGGCCGCTCTCGAGCGCCGACATGGCGGCCATGGCGGTGCGCGCGAGCGAGGCGCTGGCGACGAGAGCGCGGCCGCGTGGGCGCGGCGCCGGCATCAGGAAGGTGCGCGTCACGCCGGTGCACGCCGAGAGCGGGCGCGGCGACGTGGACGCCCAGGTCAACGCGAAGCTGAACGAGAGGACCCTCGGGGAGTACTCTGCGACGGCTTCGGGTGGTCCGGCGAGGACTGGCAAGAAGTCTGCCGTGGCCGCGTTTCCGCCGGCGAAGAAGGCGCTCAAGCCGCTCAGCACCATCCAAGAGGATGCGGAGTGA